The following nucleotide sequence is from Mugil cephalus isolate CIBA_MC_2020 chromosome 18, CIBA_Mcephalus_1.1, whole genome shotgun sequence.
gggggggtccacgacccctaagAGGTCCACAGAGGTGCTCCAGGGACGTTGCagaatctttgattgattagacgttttttatatatattttaatttcaacccacaaattttattttcttgaaatacacattaatatgaatccaacatattttagtaaagggataaatggaggctgagacctgtcaatcaaagcctcctgtacacagtagaccccgcccctatcgctgctgagccaatcacaacacactttatctgtcaattacatacaaacacatccCAATTTAGggtatgttcatgtttatgtcagttgcacggccaccctactacCCTAATATATGAAcctaaatattatttgaatagcttaatattgaatgcaaaatgataataataatgcatatttataaatagcaccaggccgagtttaatatggcctgaaaaacgttgaagtgATAAGGTTTatctgtgtttcctctccttGGAACAGTGTGCAGCGATGAGCTCACCCATAAGTACAAGGGTTTCACGGTCATGACGGAGCACGAGCGCTACGAAGCGCTGAGGCACTGCCGCTACGTCGACGAGGTTTTGAGAGACGCGCCCTGGACTCTCACTCCTGACTTCCTGGAGACACACAAGGTGCGTGTTTGTGAGGTTGTTGGAGCCACGTGCATGAAAATGGTTTAGGTGTGAGACACATTTCCAAAGCAACAAGACCCGATGAAGTATCAGTCAAATGCTGCAGGCAGTGTGATTCAGAAGGGAAGTCAATATTGACAGAGCGTACAACTTGTTGTCTTCCCCTTCTGTCTCTGAGAGTGATAAAACAAACAGTGGTGACACATGCATATGACGTCTACATGCCTCCAgtcttttctcttcatttccGCTCGccagtaatgtttttttaatctggaatccccacaattttaaataaacaagacagatACTTGTTACAGTTACTAGGTAGGTAGCAAAAAAGCAACAACCAGAAAATGGCTGAGTAGCGAGGGTCCAACAATTGGATAGAAATAGTTGAAGAAATTTATAGCATGGAAAGGAGAACATTTTCCCTgagacacaacactgaaaagGGAAACAGATATTGGAAGGAACGGAGGTGTTATCTAGGCCCAACACTGAATATTTGCTTTGATTGGAGAACtttatgtcttttgttttataaaatacGCTGAATattcagtatattttttttatccacatatttttttattattctgtgtGGAGAGATCTCTTCCgttcttttctctgtttcacttCTCTAATTTCTTTTTGGCGAGAGGACAGTGAAAATCTGTTCTACTAGAGAGACTAATCCAACCTTTATTTTTTGGACACATaaaatgtgttctgtgtttatttgggggattcttgttacacgtcaatgctaatgctaaccactaggcTAGCTAACACAGCATTGGTTGTGtgtttactacgttaccctccactgtggttccacttacttcttgtaatatctttgttggagaggcttcacttgataaagacagaccagacttcctTCCCTCTGTGTCGTCCTTTGgacaaatcgtccatccagtgagtgggaGTGTAGGAGTCGgtgaatttaaaataacactcacgatCTCAGagattagtatattctctaaaatatatgttttcccCGTccgttcttgccaaaacagtccattgaaatatgctaaccaccgtttacaagctacagtgtttgagatgttttgcttccagctaagctccgcccctcacgTTTTTTATGCCCCCGTGCTGTTGTTAATATTAAATTTCAATCTATCCTTTGCCACCAGAGCCTTAGTACTTGCTCTGGGGGTCTCAGGCTGGAACAATCTGTATTGTAAGTGATGCTATATccataaaatttaattgaactgaCTCAACTCCTCACTCTGTACATATCGTATAATTAGCGTAATGGGTGCAATGACACCTATAGCAACAACTGAGACAGCCAGTTGTGAATAATTAGTAAAAAGAGACGTTAATCAGGTGGAGCcatgataagataagatgagacaTTTTGTGGCCCCAGTTTTTAGACACATGTGCGTCGTGTTCAACCCTTGTGATCTTTGCAAAAGTCTAACTTTAAAACCTTCTGTTCACTTTTCGTTGCCCCGTGTCCGTCTACCAGTGCCGTGTTTTCTGCCATGCAGTACGTGTCCTTTGATTGTTTCTCAGATCGATTTTGTGGCTCACGATGATATCCCATACTCCTCAGCAGGAAGTGAGGACGTTTATAAACACATCAAGGAGGCAGGTCAGTGCGCCACGATGAAAGCGACTGTCTGCACTTCCTCTTAAAATGTACCTCAGGCACTCATCAAATTGTGTGTGTTGCTATGCGTGTATACCAGGGATGTTTGTACCCACACAGCGGACAGAGGGAATCTCAACTTCTGACATAATTACCAGAATTGTCAGAGACTATGACGTCTACGCCCGGCGCAACCTCCAGCGAGGCTACACGGCCAAGGAGCTCAACGTCAGCTACATCAACGTAAGAGCAAAACCAGCTTGACATCAGCATTACTATTAGCTTAACAATTAATGCTGTATCCCCTTAGTTTCCTTAATTATGTTTTATGACTTTTATCACAATCTACCAGCTTGAATAAAGCACTGTAAGAAGTACCAATGGGTAAtaattttaaaccaaaaatgAATCCAACGTGGAAGGAAGTCTTACAACCTGCGTTTGGCTGgctacaaaaaacacaaaaaaaaaaacaagatggtgACATTCAGTCTTCTTTTTATGCAACGtacatttttatcatattatttatttttattatgaagccaaaacaaatagagctccccctggttgctggaggctgcagtataggtcatataagctccaccccctccgtgCTaatgggcgggacttgggcccaAAACCATAATACACAtctaactcttttttttttttacaaggatggtttctgtcattttaggtagttaatataatgatCAAGAGtaattttttttgataaattttgtttaagttagttatttgacactatagaaacaggatgtgacataatggcgaccaccagagttgtataaacatttattttttttaaatattaagagtgcataatccagcatttctttgtaactggtggaggtggagtagagcgtagtattaattaaatgaaaatgcgagagagtttggaggaagtgtggtcgtGTCATCAATATAGCATctgtttggccaatgcaaggaagtggggacactcagtccatatttacatacagtctatgttattattatttatttatttttcacttgcTTAGAACGAGGTAACATATGGAACAAATTGTCTTCATGAAGCTGCCATTTTTGTGCCACCATTCTTCCAAATGAAACACTAGCTCTCAGTAGGACCTTTTGCGTGTAAACTCGTGCAGTTTCTCTTcacaacctcaccactagatgtcactaaatcacACACGCTGGCCCTTTAATTTCTCATGCAGCCACATGTGATCAGATTAAATGACACTGCTCCTCCGCTTACAGGGTTTCTGCaagtttgaacaagtgaaatttaagactttttaagaccttttttttagactattatgggttaaatttaggcactggaaaaacaaaaaaataaggaaaatcaggGACCCAGATTTACTTTGAAAGTAACAAAATTTAGTCGTTCAGTTATCATCTCAGGACGTCCCTGGGGTGGGCTCCACTGATGAGGAATAGAAAGATAATAGGCCTATGTTAATGGGGGTCACACTGCAATAAAtagacttgactaaatgtaatttaagacgtacaatgcaaaataaactcataaattataaattctttttctttactaGCTGTtctttggatttgttttgtgttattccATTAATTGTTTATGCTGAATGTTTGTCATTTAGAGGGTCCACCTGACAAATACTGGATCCTTTCCTATTTTATTGATCTGTTCAGTATTCTTTTTTACTTatgtgctaataaataaataaataaattcaagactttttaaggccttatATTGGGGTTATAAATCTTAAATGGGTACTTCTCATTTAGATTAAGataattattttccttttatttcttccacCTGGGTTCTGTTTTTGTCAAGCATGTGTTCATCTGCTGCCTTCGATCCCTTCAGGAGAAGAAGTACCGGCTACAGAACCAGGTGGACCGCATGAAGGAGAAGGTCCGCACggtggaggagaagagcaaACACTTTGTTTACCGCGTGGAGGAGAAAAGTCACGACCTGATTCAGAAATGGGAAGAGAAATCCAGAGAGTTTATTGGCAACTTCCTCGAGCTTTTTGGGCCTGATGGGACATGGGTAAGTGACGTCAGACAGCAGGTTCAAAAGTGAATTCTCACTCTAAACCGTGTTTTACTCAGTCGATGTTTAGCATCCGAGCACAAAACACGACGTTTAATGTCTCAAAATGTGATGCCACCGATTTCCTCTTGTGTCCGTTTACAGAAACAAGTGTTTCAGGAGCGCAGCGGTCGAATGCTGTCCTACGCTCTGTCTCCCAGGGAGTCGCCCTGCAACAGTCCCCCCCGCGAACTGTCCCCCCTGCGCTCCCCCTCGcccccttctcccccctcccgcTGGCACAACGCCCGgccctcccctcccacctccccgAAAGGAGCGTCGGCGTCGATAAGCAGCATGAGCGAAGGCGACGAAGACGAGAAGTAGACGGACTGCAGcgcgcacagacacaaacacaaacacttcactcgtacacacacacacttcactcaCAGTACACTGCCTGGGAACTGCTctcacatgcgcgcacacacacagacacacacacacatatacttgTACAAACGCTGGCTGGTCACTCAAACCTCAAGGATGTTGCAAATATGCAATGCGGACAGCGACCATGGGAAACGTAGTTCTGAGCTGCAGAGCCAAGAAGCCATCGCTGTCTCTGTTGTCGTGGCAACCAAGCAGCCCCGGAGGGAAGATGTCACGTATTGCTTGGGATTGTCCAGCGCTGATAGAGACTGtccaacaactttttttttttttttttttgtcctaatACGTTAgctcatcctgttttttttttctttctttagttttaAGAAGTTTCCTTGTAACTGTTGTGACCTCTAGGTGTGAATAGGCCCCAAAGTTGCGGAGGAAACGCTGCATCCGAAATCCAGTCCTGCAGGTCACGTAAACGGGAGCTGGTTTCCTTCCCATCACTGTGTACGTTTGGTGCTTGTTTAATTAAAGGAGAGACACTGGACACGCTAGAATAGCAGAGGTGACGCCGAGGAACGGCCTCTTTGCACTCGAGACACACGGTCGGTGCCAGTTTGGTGTAAATTATCACAGATGAGACgtatttcaattcagttttctgtaagaaattaaaatgagccGATCAGCAGTCTgcacgaaacaaacaaacaaaactctgAAGGAAACACAACTGAGGACAAAGGGGGGAACAAAGGTTTTGGGCATCTAACATAGACATTAACAGCCCCTAAAAATTAGTCGTAGTTCTATTAAATTGCTTGTGGGTCCCGTGGTTGATGAGACAGAAAATAACTCTCATGTGGATGTACTGAATGTAAACTTGAGCCTCTTCTtattcctctgtgtctctgtgggaaTGGGACACCAGACATTGATCTCGTTTGACGTCTCAGTTCTGAAAATGCACCTCGAGAAAAGACGAAGCCGAGGAGCTGTGAGCGAGAAAATGGCGGCAGCAGACGTTTTGACTTGTAGGGAAATCACGGGTGCATCACGAATACGTTCCACTTAGGGGGAAGGTCCTGCTTTTAGTGCGCATGCTGGTTCCCTGTCAGGGGTTTCTGGGACATGTGATGGAACCGTCCTTGATCCCACCTGTGCTCACggcaaatcaaaatgtcagtgtAAGTTTCTGCCTCTCGTCACATCCTCGATTCTTCCTCGACTGAGAAGAAGAGATGCaaggaaatgagaaatgagaagaggGGTAGATGCAGCTACGTTTGGATTTTCAGCATAAAAGCCATGCATTTCTTTCCTCGTTTTCTGCAGACGTTTTCCGACTCCTTAGAACATGATGTCAGCCGTCAATACAACCAAGATGAACTCTGACGATACTTGAAATGTACAAACATCGAAGCTCGCCGCCGGTTATTGGAAATGTATTCCACAAATCTTTTGCTCAGGTCTGGATGCTGCAGACCTCTACTCCCGATATCCCCCGCGataacatcaaaaaaaaaaaaaaaaaaaataccccaaCATAACGTAGGGATCTTAACATCCTGTACTCACTACATGTTAATCTGCACTATATGTACAAACTTTAGGAATGtgtgtattctttttttgttattttttaattaaacggcttaacatgtaaataaaatgtataacaAAATGAGAATTAAAAGTCTCTTATTACAGCATATAAATAGATGGATCACAAACGACAGCAGTTTTCTTTATTGATCTCATGCTggatcacttttttttttttgtactagcGTAGTATCTCTACAGCGCCACATAGAGGATCATACCAATGTGTTGTTTAAGCTGGATTTACAGTagaatggaaaacacacacagagcacgtCCACACTGGCTGCGTatacacattattatatatGTGGTATTTTCTAAAATACTTGCAGTACAACGAGACAAGTCTTTTACAGGTAAGGTTGGTTCAACCGGAAGTGATGATAGAAGATCCTCTGGCctctacagaaaaaaagaaggaactgGTTGTGAAAGAGCCGAAGTGCGCGGAGAGTCCACGCGTCGCCCTACACGTCGCCCGCTAACCTATAAACACAGCGCTTCTTTTACATCGGGTCTGTCACCGAGTAGTGAGACCGGCAGGTTATGAGAGGCTTTGGCAGTGATGGAATCCTACAGCGGGGAATCCCACACTTTCTCAattcttctttcctttcacatcaggtgaagctggaggagacgagaaaaggaaaagactgTTTGAATTCCCAGTTTCCCAAGTTTGGTTTTTCCTTCAGTAGAATCAAGCGCTGACCTGATCACAATCAAGAGAGATCTGAAAGGATTATGGGCCGGATCTATTAAAATCCCAAATTACGTGGACTAATTTGCGTGCGCAACCTGGGATTTTGCGTGTGGGGTGGAACTGCGGTTTGCAGATGGTTTGCTAAGACTGATTGCGTAAAGTGACAGCGGCCGTATGTAAATGAGGGTTTTGGCGCTATTGGTGTTCACCTTTGAGACCGCAAGCGCAAAACGACTCCGGATAAAGTGCCGTTACATGGAAGGTGTCAGCTGAagaagcaaataaacacattaaggagttagagcaaaaaaacaaacatctgactATAATTAGAAAAGAGGCCCACACAACAGAATAATCATTGTAGATCAAGGTGGGTTCGAATGAAACACGCAAATTACTTATAGGATACATCTGATCCGTTTGGATatttacagaagaaaataagaatGTGCTTCACGGGGGAATGTTTAGTTGCAAAATTAAGATGAATTcctcctcaacaacaacaacatccatgtGTGCGCAATTACGCGCAGGATAAACCGTTTGCACGTCCTTTTGAGACGTGTTAAGTATAGACGCGGTTTCTCTGAGCAAAATTGCTCTcaggtttaaaaaaatcactttgcGTGTGCTAAATcaatatatttgtatttctcCTCCCTGCACACGCAAAATTGCGTATTGCATAATCGTTGCGGCGCTATTTTGCACCTTTGAGAGGCGCAACCTTTACCGCGCGCTGTTAGTAGTAATCAGTTTTGTATGGGAAGTTTTTTTGCACACGTTTTTATACCCGCAAACCTTTAGTAGATCTGGccttatttgtgtttaaaataaaaacacacaccgaGTTAGTGGAGTGCACTAAACGGTGTCTAAGTGTGATCCACGTGACAAAAACTGACGGTGGTGGTTTAACCACGATTCACGTCAGCTGTGTGTGCGCAGGACTTCTTCTTGTATAAATAAGctttttagaaaagaaaaaaaaaacatgaaaaacttagCAAAAATTAAAGGAAAGTAGAGCATAAttctgaaaaaacaacagtgatgaGAACAGTGTCTTTGTTGCTgcataaaatcatttaaaccCTTTCAGGTATCAGCTTGTTGGTCATTTTAgccattaaaaaacacacaggcttCGTTCAAACCCAGAGGACAGCCGCGGGTTAGTAGAAGCCAGACTGGGTGGATAACTGGTCCGagttgtgagttttttttttttttttcatccacctctgcagaatgaaatgaagaaacagtcATGATGCAATCCTACTTCTTCCATAGTCACTGTTATCTGCAACAGgtccttcctttcctttagTGTGAGGATTTGAAGATCGTGCTGGTTTGGTTAAAGCTACTTCACAGACAGCGCTTGCTTGCATGCTGGCAGTTAATAGACGATTGTTGTCAGGACACAGCTGGATGCCCGCAGGTAGATAGACCTGATGAGGGTTAGTACCGTCTGCAAATGGTCTGTACGCACTGTGGGCGGCTGGTTAACCTCTTAGAGTAAAGCAGCAAGAGATGCACAACTTTATAATATTCTCCCTTCTTCAAGTCGCAGCCGAGTTAAAATATATCCTACGTTTCCATAAATAAGGCTTTATCTCTTCAAACGTGAAATAATAAATCTAGATCTGTGAAAATTAGACGGAACGCTTCCTCTATTTCACTTTCCCACGCTGCAAACAGAGTGCAATCAAAATGGCGACGACACACAGGCCCAATTGTGCGTTCAGTCAAAAGTGTCTCccaaaggaaggaaatgaaacctcctcctcttcccattCGCTCTGAAACTAACCCCCCCGTAGACTCTGCTTGTGTGCCAACCAGCAGTGCACGGGGCTATTCGGCCACAGGGTGCCTGCTCAGCAAAGACGAGGCAGCAAAAACCGGccgaggcagagggagagatcACAGCGATGCAGGGAGTTTGAGGAAATAACGTTTGTAAAGATCCACCAAAATAACCAGTGATTCATGAATGAGGTTAAACGAGTTTGGAAGAGGTTCATTTTGAACTCCATCTTTGGAGAGCCAGTGGTAACGCCACTACAATAAAAGCTACGCTGATGAAGGTCGTTGCCATTGGGTACAGATTCAAGTCGAGGTCTTCCACCTTTCTCCACCCACTGGAATGTAAAAGCAGGTCTGATCCCAACGGCAACATTTCATCGTACATGCTGTACACAGACTGcaggcttttttcttttctcttttctttttttttttttggctcccAGCGGAGGGCTTCGCTATCGTGCCGGGCAGAGTTATCTGTTGGCTTTGTATTTGGACTTGCTGGCATCGCGTGGCTCTTTGCTGGGGTTGCTCCAGTCGTCCGCCTCGGGGCTCGTCTTGTAATGCCGCCACGCCGACTTGTTGAAGACGGGCAGGCGCTCGAAGGACTCGCTGGACAGGGCCTTAAAAGGACCAGACACGACATGAGAATCACATTCGCCAAGAGTCAGATAAGACAGAGAATAAGATAAGACAGGAAAGGACAAGTCCAGacgagataagataagatttgcTGAAACAGGATATGTATGTGGTAAATACGAGTTATATAAAAATGGTGTGTTAAGTATTGAGCAACTATATGGTAGAATATATACTTTAAACATTATGAATGCTGGTGCCTCTAGAGCCAGGAGGCCATGGtgttagcctagcctagcctagcataGCCATGTTTCCACTGCTAATGTTCAGCTAAGCTAATCGTCTTCCGGCTTAATCGCACTGTGACATATTTTGGTCACAAAAGTGAAAGACTGATACCGCTCTCAAGTTTAGCCTCTTGTAAATGAAACTATCactattagcttagcttagcatattagggtgaccagatttgagtttgtaaaaaaaagaggacgCTTCAGCGGGAGAAACGCAAAACACAAATTTGATGTAAACATTTGCTTGTGgctctagagcaggggtgtcaaacataaggcccgggggccaaaactggcccacCAGAGgttccaatctggcccgtgggatgaatttgcaaaaacagCTGAACATATTCACTAATATgaaaaattgcacttgcaccttgcacttcATAAGAAATTTACATGTACTTGTACTTCTTTACATtaaagtaaagggaaacattagGAGTTGTCATCATTTACaagttaataagctattgtgttactggtctggcccccGAGAGATcgaagtgtgtgagtgtggccccttaactaaaatgagtttgacacctttGCTCTAGAGGAACGAAATCCTGGACAAGTTTGAAATAGTTTcagagtttgacacatttttaggtctcaaaaagaggacacgTCTGGGAAAAGGTATGTTCATGATCCATGGGAAACAAGCTAGCTTGGATCTGTCTTAAATTAGCTAAATTAGCACCATGGATGCTAGCTCCTAGCCCAAACAGAGAGGACTACTACCATCGGgaagctagttagctagctcGGGCTTGTGGATTGGTCAGTAACTGGCTAAAAGTATAACCTTAAAGGAGGGACGTAAAGATGAGTCATAAACATTTGTATAATCTTCCAGGAAATGacactaaaatacaaacaaatacatCTATATACTCTGATACAGGTGATATAGTGTAGACTAGTGATTTTCAACCACTGTACTGCAGGAAATTATTGAATTTCACATaaatttactgcaaataattagTCTTGGTTCGTCTATGGCAGAAGGTAGATAATTAACCCGTCTATCTACCtactagaaaagaaaaagcactcAATCCAAACTGGGCCTTGGAGAAAGTTCTGACCCAGATGAAGGTCCTAATATGAGTAGTGGATCATTATTAGttatagtttttatttggtGGCGTGGGATTTTTCTAATGCCAAATATGTGCCACGGCTCAAGAAGGTTTGGGAAACACTGCTGTAGACAATAATACGGGTGATACGTTTGATTCCTTATTTCTTGGGGACGTCTGAGCTAATTTCACCTTCAGATAGATGACAGCATCCGTTCCCACTCCCTCCATGGAGTAGAGTTTCAGATCTCCCTGGAAGTATCGAGCATAGAGTCTGGAAATGGGTAAACCGTAGCCAAAACCAGCCTGCAAGAGGAAGGAACATAAAAATTAATTAGGTTCCTAAATGCCACAAGTCCACGTATAACAATAACTCATTCAACTCGGCTTcgtattgtttctttttaaagtgattctttttttgcataaatatttcgtaaatgaatgaatgcttgattttgaaaatgagaaaacacattttcagtaaTTAAACATattcacagacaaaagaaaataaatcatgtcaATAAAGTATTTTGCACGTACTACTGCTTCACTATCTACAACTTATAATCTTAGCGATTAT
It contains:
- the LOC124995511 gene encoding choline-phosphate cytidylyltransferase B-like isoform X1; amino-acid sequence: MVKQRRVRTHSCCAAVAPLCCRRGSLKTLTEPAIFARETSCDCRAPHEKLTIAQARRGTPVDRPVRVYADGIFDLFHSGHARALMQAKNLFPNTYLIVGVCSDELTHKYKGFTVMTEHERYEALRHCRYVDEVLRDAPWTLTPDFLETHKIDFVAHDDIPYSSAGSEDVYKHIKEAGMFVPTQRTEGISTSDIITRIVRDYDVYARRNLQRGYTAKELNVSYINEKKYRLQNQVDRMKEKVRTVEEKSKHFVYRVEEKSHDLIQKWEEKSREFIGNFLELFGPDGTWKQVFQERSGRMLSYALSPRESPCNSPPRELSPLRSPSPPSPPSRWHNARPSPPTSPKGASASISSMSEGDEDEK
- the LOC124995511 gene encoding choline-phosphate cytidylyltransferase B-like isoform X2, which produces MEELEHTCPHPRTTLTEPAIFARETSCDCRAPHEKLTIAQARRGTPVDRPVRVYADGIFDLFHSGHARALMQAKNLFPNTYLIVGVCSDELTHKYKGFTVMTEHERYEALRHCRYVDEVLRDAPWTLTPDFLETHKIDFVAHDDIPYSSAGSEDVYKHIKEAGMFVPTQRTEGISTSDIITRIVRDYDVYARRNLQRGYTAKELNVSYINEKKYRLQNQVDRMKEKVRTVEEKSKHFVYRVEEKSHDLIQKWEEKSREFIGNFLELFGPDGTWKQVFQERSGRMLSYALSPRESPCNSPPRELSPLRSPSPPSPPSRWHNARPSPPTSPKGASASISSMSEGDEDEK